A single genomic interval of Helianthus annuus cultivar XRQ/B chromosome 6, HanXRQr2.0-SUNRISE, whole genome shotgun sequence harbors:
- the LOC110865223 gene encoding tricalbin-3, protein MLMISSSCSSSATCEYSKILWVSSSSSSLTNFPCSRITQSSFSSIIRVYRRRKLSKLSLIWACVGPNKGRRKNVNLRVSNELVEGEDSLPESSIPLGSSNNFTHFTEDPIVDKLRTQLGVIHPIPSPPINRNIVGLFVFFFFVGVAFDKLWTSRKRNKPRDERSPGMWPQVPTSFSLFLEKDLQRKESVEWVNMVLGKLWKVYRGGLENWVIRSLQPVIDNLQKPDYVERVEIKQFSLGNEPLSVRNVERRTSRRVNDLQYQIGLRYTGGARMLLMLSLKFGIIPVKVPVGIRDFDIDGELWVKLRLIPTEPWVGAVSWAFVSLPKIKFELSPFRLFNLMAIPVLSMFLTKLLTEDLPRLFVRPKKIVLDFQKGKTVGPVINDFKTGEMQEGNKDFVGELSVTLVDARKLSYAFFGKTDPYVILRLGDQVIRSKKNSQTTVIGPPGEPIWNQDFYMLVTNPRKQKLSIQVKDNLGFADTTVGTGEVDLGSLKDTVPTDKIVALRGGWGLFRKGYAGEILLRLTYKAYVEDEEDERTEAVTTDNDLSDDELSDDLEQAAATYGQRVNDFSSGANKEAFMDVLAALLVSEEFQGIVASETSNAKYPTDVKNSESTETSRDVVSAPDNSNSVNSSRGQVLFWLVVITTISILITFDVGGSSIFNP, encoded by the exons ATGTTAATGATTTCCAGTTCATGTTCATCCTCTGCAACCTGTGAATATTCAAAGATTTTGTgggtatcatcatcatcatcatcattaacaaatTTCCCATGTAGTAGAATTACCCAATCTAGTTTTTCTAGCATTATTAGGGTTTATAGGAGAAGAAAACTGTCAAAATTGTCCCTAATCTGGGCTTGTGTGGGTCCCAATAAGGGAAGGAGAAAAAATGTGAACTTGagggtttcaaatgaattggttgAAGGTGAAGACTCATTGCCAGAAAGCTCGATTCCGTTGGGTTCGTCGAATAACTTCACTCACTTTACAGAAGACCCTATTGTAGATAAGCTTAGGACTCAGCTTGGGGTCATACACCCTATCCCTTCACCACCGATTAACCGAAATATCGTGGGGTTATTTGTGTTCTTTTTCTTTGTCGGCGTTGCGTTTGATAAGCTGTGGACGTCGCGAAAACGGAATAAACCGAGGGATGAACGGTCACCGGGAATGTGGCCGCAGGTTCCCACGAGTTTTTCGTTGTTTCTTGAGAAGGATTTGCAGAGGAAAGAGTCTGTCGAGTGGGTTAACATGGTGTTAGGGAAGTTGTGGAAGGTTTATCGAGGTGGGCTTGAGAATTGGGTTATCCGGTCGCTTCAGCCCGTTATTGATAATCTGCAGAAGCCTGATTATGTGGAGAGAGTTGAAATAAAGCAGTTCTCATTGGGAAACGAGCCACTATCGGTTAGAAATGTTGAACGCAGAACTTCCCGCCGCGTTAATGATTTACA GTACCAAATAGGACTCCGCTACACTGGTGGTGCGCGTATGCTTTTAATGTTGTCGCTAAAATTTGGCATCATTCCAGTAAAGGTGCCGGTGGGTATCAGAGATTTTGACATCGATGGAGAACTTTGGGTTAAACTGCGGTTAATTCCAACAGAGCCGTGGGTGGGAGCTGTTTCATGGGCTTTTGTGTCACTTCCGAAAATAAAATTTGAATTGTCACCGTTTCGGTTGTTTAACTTGATGG CCATTCCTGTGCTCTCCAT GTTCTTGACGAAACTTTTGACGGAGGATTTGCCACGGTTATTTGTTCGACCGAAGAAGATTGTATTAGATTTTCAAAAGGGAAAGACAGTTGGTCCAGTCATAAATGATTTCAAGACAGGCGAAATGCAAGAAGGAAATAAAGATTTTGTTGGTGAATTATCGGTCACTCTTGTTGATGCTCGCAAGCTATCGTATGCCTTCTTTG gaaAAACGGATCCTTACGTGATACTGAGGCTGGGAGATCAAGTAATACGTAGCAAAAAGAACAGTCAAACAACTGTTATTGGCCCTCCCGGTGAGCCAATATGGAATCAG GATTTTTACATGCTAGTTACAAATCCGAGAAAACAGAAATTGTCCATTCAAGTGAAAGATAATCTTGGATTTGCAGATACGACTGTTGGCACAGGAGAG gttGATCTCGGATCATTGAAAGACACGGTTCCAACAGACAAAATCGTGGCCCTTCGAGGTGGTTGGGGACTATTCAGAAAAGGATACGCAGGAGAGATTCTACTTCGACTCACGTATAAAGCATATGTAGAAGACGAAGAAGATGAAAGAACAGAGGCAGTAACTACAGATAACGACCTATCAGACGATGAATTATCTGATGATTTAGAACAAGCTGCTGCTACATACGGGCAACGCGTAAATGATTTCTCAAGTGGGGCCAACAAAGAAGCTTTCATGGATGTTTTAGCAGCATTACTTGTTAGTGAAGAATTTCAAGGCATTGTTGCTTCAGAAACAAGTAATGCTAAATACCCTACTGATGTTAAGAACTCAGAGTCAACAGAGACTTCCCGTGATGTCGTGTCAGCACCCGACAATTCAAATTCCGTGAATAGTTCTAGAG GGCAAGTTTTGTTTTGGCTTGTGGTGATCACAACTATATCAATACTAATCACGTTTGATGTCGGTGGCTCGAGTATTTTCAATCCTTGA
- the LOC110865222 gene encoding uncharacterized protein LOC110865222, which produces METTPSPAPVTPLKPLTPQEWESLIDDYQHGGSRWISLNYSGQPLFDLSLSSILRKDLSLNLKLLILTFLEEHVTTILANSSIEQNLDRLLETLRYVINSPVDAVTITYSLKEQVLISTTSIFIMFTIDNYNHSKMTKLTFVSQLEGLVEVLLTVVNRRSYGIDRQLRGVGCECLRELERECPGLLSETVGSLWELCQSEKTHVAQSYVLMLANVVHGIVVSKVNVSVLSSAVPLVPFNVPQVLVGGSLGRESSGLAVKELRRVMSFLLEWPQYLTPFGLFEFMSVVMPVAVALELQASLLKVQFSGLLFTSDMLLCHAYLGMYLQFPEAFSGHENEVIRRVSLISREAQNVLVFRLLALHWLLGFMGMVMSKREVDKKKIFATALRFYPTVFDPLALKALKLDLIVYCSVILVKSRLEDANGEGSVVKLFEDAFESVSGFKWLPSWSTETSVAFRTFHKLLIGESSHSESDSSPRDLVESTIFHATERMLVTMTLESRGLIPVMAAFINRLLKCHKHRFLGQQLLQTFDNHLLPKVKVDYRLGSYFPLFGKIAENVTVPPGGLLDLLGKYMSILIEKHGIDTGLRSWSQGSKVLVLCRTLLMHHQSSRIFLKLSRLLAFTCLHFPDLEVRDNARIYLRMLLCVPGNKLRHLLSTEDQLPSSHSTPFFTVQSPRFSYDSKKSKDISSYIHLERVVPLLVKQSWSLSLASFNVNGEKPYHMEVITDSNTNTPSWHPETPDNDTETPSIPALEGPNQSQEPLRVTDSKVSEIVEILRKHFSLIPDFRHMPGIKIGITCTLRFESEPFNRVWGNKGSAEVDTVDLLHPALYATVLKFSSSAPFGSIQPYRIPFLLGGPTKNMTPSSQSQTDSLDIVPVNNGIGDEEKEDDESFNAGVLIELQPREPTPGLVDVSIEANAENGQIISGQLQSITVGIEDMFLKALVPDDIRDDEVPRYYVNLFNALWEACSSSSSTAREMFLLKGGKGVTAINGTRSVKFLEVSATSLIQAVEKNLSAFVVNVIGVELVNIVKDGGIISDITWNDDDDGASGSGSGSGLDVVAVDPYMTEGPLYLKYDEEEDEKGSNLPINKRNMGRFHILIFLPPTSHLLFQMEVGVNSTLVRIRTDHWPCLAYIDDYLEALFLA; this is translated from the exons ATGGAGACCACACCGTCACCGGCACCGGTGACACCACTGAAACCCCTAACACCACAAGAATGGGAGTCCCTAATCGACGACTACCAGCACGGCGGATCCCGTTGGATCTCCCTCAACTACTCCGGTCAACCTCTCTTCGacctctctctctcctctatCCTCCGCAAAGACCTCTCTCTCAACCTCAAGCTCCTCATCCTCACTTTCCTTGAAGAACACGTCACCACAATCCTCGCCAATTCCTCAATCGAACAAAACCTAGATCGTCTCCTCGAAACCCTCCGTTACGTCATCAACTCTCCCGTTGACGCCGTTACAATCACTTACTCGTTAAAAGAACAGGTGCTAATTTCAACCACATCTATATTTATTATGTTTACTATTGATAATTACAATCATAGTAAAATGACTAAGTTGACTTTTGTTAGTCAACTTGAGGGTTTGGTTGAGGTGTTGTTGACTGTAGTGAATAGACGTAGTTATGGAATAGACCGGCAGTTACGCGGTGTCGGTTGCGAGTGTTTGAGAGAGTTAGAGAGGGAATGTCCGGGTTTGTTGTCGGAAACGGTTGGTAGTCTGTGGGAGTTGTGTCAGAGTGAGAAGACTCATGTGGCGCAAAGCTATGTGTTGATGTTGGCGAATGTGGTTCATGGGATTGTGGTGTCGAAGGTGAATGTGTCGGTTTTGAGTAGTGCGGTTCCGTTGGTGCCGTTTAATGTGCCGCAGGTTTTGGTTGGGGGGAGTTTAGGGAGGGAGAGTTCGGGTTTAGCGGTTAAGGAGTTGAGGAGGGTGATGTCGTTTTTGCTTGAGTGGCCGCAGTATTTGACTCCGTTTGGGCTGTTTGAGTTTATGTCGGTTGTGATGCCGGTTGCCGTGGCGTTGGAGTTGCAGGCATCTTTGTTGAAGGTGCAGTTTTCAGGATTGTTGTTTACGTCGGACATGTTGCTTTGTCATGCGTATTTAGGGATGTATTTACAGTTTCCGGAAGCGTTTAGTGGGCATGAGAATGAAGTTATTAGACGGGTTTCGTTGATTTCGAGAGAAGCGCAGAACGTGTTGGTTTTTCGATTGCTTGCACTTCACTGGTTGTTGGGTTTCATGGGGATGGTGATGTCAAAGAGAGAGGTGGATAAAAAGAAAATTTTTGCAACAGCTTTACGGTTTTACCCGACCGTGTTTGATCCACTTGCTTTAAAAGCGTTAAAGCTTGATTTGATTGTGTATTGCTCGGTTATACTTGTTAAGTCTAGATTGGAAGATGCAAATGGTGAAGGGTCTGTTGTGAAGCTATTTGAAGATGCTTTTGAGTCTGTATCGGGTTTCAAATGGTTGCCGTCATGGAGCACTGAAACGTCTGTCGCTTTTCGCACCTTTCATAAGCTTTTGATTGGCGAATCTTCTCATTCGGAGTCTGATTCTTCCCCTAGAGATCTTGTGGAGTCTACAATCTTCCATGCTACAGAG AGGATGCTAGTGACTATGACATTAGAGTCTCGGGGATTAATTCCCGTTATGGCAGCTTTCATCAACCGTTTGCTAAAATGTCATAAGCACCGGTTTTTAGGACAGCAACTGCTTCAGACGTTTGACAATCATTTgcttccaaaagtcaaagttgactATCGACTGGGCTCTTATTTCCCactttttggaaaaatcgctGAAAATGTTACAGTTCCGCCAGGTGGACTGCTAGATCTACTTGGTAAATACATGAGTATTCTAATTGAAAAACATGGGATTGATACGGGATTAAGATCATGGTCTCAGGGAAGTAAAGTTCTCGTTCTGTGTCGGACGTTATTGATGCACCACCAAAGCTCTAGAATCTTCCTTAAACTTTCTCGTCTCCTTGCATTCACTTGCCTTCATTTTCCAGATCTTGAGGTCCGTGACAATGCAAG AATATACCTGCGAATGCTCCTCTGTGTACCAGGAAATAAGCTCCGACACTTACTGAGCACCGAGGATCAGCTTCCATCTTCTCACTCCACCCCGTTTTTCACCGTTCAGTCTCCTAGATTTTCTTAcgattctaaaaaatcaaaagatATTTCATCCTATATCCACCTTGAACGAGTGGTGCCGTTATTGGTCAAACAATCTTGGTCCTTGTCTTTAGCTTCCTTCAACGTTAACGGTGAAAAGCCGTACCATATGGAAGTCATCACAGATAGTAATACTAATACCCCATCATGGCATCCGGAAACACCCGATAACGATACCGAAACACCGAGTATCCCCGCACTTGAAGGACCCAATCAATCACAAGAACCCCTACGTGTAACAGATTCTAAAGTTTCGGAAATCGTTGAAATATTGAGGAAACACTTTTCGTTGATTCCTGATTTCAGACACATGCCGGGTATCAAAATCGGAATAACGTGTACCTTGAGGTTTGAATCTGAACCGTTCAATCGCGTGTGGGGAAACAAGGGATCTGCTGAGGTGGATACTGTGGATTTACTTCATCCTGCATTGTATGCTACTGTGCTCAAGTTTTCTTCTTCAGCACCGTTCGGGTCGATTCAACCTTACCGCATACCGTTTCTTCTTGGGGGTCCCACCAAAAACATGACACCTTCCAGTCAAAGTCAAACTGATTCGCTAGATATCGTTCCTGTGAACAATGGTATCGGAGATGAAGAAAAAGAAGACGACGAAAGCTTTAATGCGGGTGTTTTGATTGAATTGCAACCGAGGGAACCGACACCGGGGCTCGTCGATGTGTCCATAGAAGCAAATGCGGAAAACGGTCAAATCATCAGTGGTCAACTCCAGAGTATTACCGTAGGCATTGAGGACATGTTTCTTAAAGCTTTAGTTCCAGACGACATTCGTGACGATGAAGTACCTCGATATTACGTAAATTTGTTCAACGCTTTATGGGAAGCGTGTAGTAGCTCATCTAGCACCGCGAGAGAGATGTTTCTTCTAAAAGGAGGTAAAGGTGTTACCGCTATCAATGGAACACGATCTGTCAAGTTTCTAGAAGTTTCCGCAACGTCTCTAATACAAGCTGTTGAGAAGAATTTATCAGCTTTTGTTGTCAATGTCATTGGTGTTGAACTTGTTAATATTGTTAAGGATGGAGGGATCATAAGTGACATTACTtggaatgatgatgatgatggtgcttctggttctggttctggttctggtcTTGATGTTGTTGCGGTGGATCCGTATATGACTGAGGGCCCGCTTTATCTCAAgtatgatgaagaagaagatgaaaaaggGAGTAATCTTCCTATAAATAAAAGGAACATGGGCCGGTTTCATATTTTGATATTCCTTCCTCCAACATCGCATCTTCTTTTTCAGATGGAAGTTGGGGTAAACTCAACACTCGTTAGGATCCGAACTGATCATTGGCCGTGTCTTGCGTATATTGATGACTATTTGGAAGCTTTGTTTCTTGCTTAA